In Luteitalea sp. TBR-22, one genomic interval encodes:
- a CDS encoding GMC family oxidoreductase, whose translation MAQASRDAAGRTYDVIVVGSGASGGWAAKRLAEAGVNVLMLDAGRALTDADYKEHVPAYALAYRNRANDRIRETRPRQKDCYACTEYNYDWFVNDNDEPYTTPNGKPFSWQGRTRIIGGRTNVWGRQSYRFSDYDFKAASLDGHGIDWPISYKDLESYYDLVEDYVGISGQAENDPMLPDSRFHPAMGMSCAEHHVRGVLKKAFNRTLTIGRAANITKPLNGRAPCHYCGPCERGCQTHSYFNSAFTTVADALKTGKCTLVQNAMVYQVLMDASGKKARGVSYIDRTTRQLKEVNARVVILAAQALESVRILLNSAPGGLANSSGVLGKYLMDHTWVAGGASAEFPDHPTKPSVNGPNRPNGTYTIRFRNRPGEAKHKDFLRGYGYQGGGSAGFNFAAPGFGAAYKQAVKDNALTEFRFAGFGEVLPYEDNHVSIDPNVVDAFGIPVLRISMEWKENEKKMIPDMGYAAAEMLEAAGGKNIRPFFFLDRVPGYGIHEMGIARMGADPKNSVLNQFQQTHDIPNLLVTDASGFTSGGCQNPTLTIMALTVRSTDHLMEEMKKGNV comes from the coding sequence GTGGCGCAAGCCTCTCGTGATGCAGCGGGTCGGACGTACGACGTGATCGTGGTGGGATCGGGCGCCTCGGGCGGCTGGGCCGCCAAGCGGCTCGCCGAGGCCGGCGTCAACGTGCTGATGCTCGACGCGGGTCGCGCCCTGACCGACGCCGACTACAAGGAGCACGTCCCCGCCTACGCCCTGGCCTATCGCAACCGGGCCAACGACCGGATCCGCGAGACGCGACCGCGACAGAAGGACTGCTACGCCTGCACCGAGTACAACTACGACTGGTTCGTCAACGACAACGACGAGCCCTACACCACGCCCAACGGCAAGCCGTTCTCGTGGCAGGGCCGCACCCGCATCATCGGCGGGCGCACCAACGTGTGGGGTCGCCAGAGCTACCGCTTCAGCGACTACGACTTCAAGGCCGCCAGCCTCGACGGCCACGGCATCGACTGGCCGATTTCCTACAAGGACCTCGAGTCCTACTACGACCTCGTCGAGGACTACGTCGGGATTTCGGGCCAGGCCGAGAACGACCCGATGCTGCCCGACAGCCGTTTCCACCCGGCGATGGGCATGAGTTGCGCCGAGCACCACGTGCGAGGCGTGCTGAAGAAGGCCTTCAATCGCACGCTGACGATCGGCCGCGCCGCCAACATCACCAAGCCGCTCAACGGCCGCGCGCCGTGCCACTACTGCGGGCCGTGCGAGCGCGGCTGCCAGACGCACTCGTACTTCAACTCGGCGTTCACCACCGTGGCCGACGCGCTCAAGACCGGCAAGTGCACGCTGGTGCAGAACGCGATGGTCTACCAGGTGCTGATGGACGCGAGCGGCAAGAAGGCCCGCGGCGTGTCCTACATCGACCGCACCACGCGGCAGCTGAAGGAAGTCAACGCGCGCGTCGTGATCCTCGCCGCGCAGGCACTCGAGTCGGTGCGCATCCTGCTCAACAGCGCGCCGGGCGGCCTGGCCAACAGCAGCGGCGTGCTCGGCAAGTACCTCATGGACCACACCTGGGTGGCCGGCGGCGCGTCGGCCGAGTTCCCGGATCACCCGACGAAGCCGAGCGTCAACGGGCCCAACCGCCCCAACGGCACCTACACGATCCGCTTCCGCAACCGGCCGGGGGAAGCGAAGCACAAGGACTTCCTGCGCGGGTACGGCTACCAGGGCGGCGGCTCGGCGGGCTTCAACTTCGCGGCGCCGGGCTTCGGCGCGGCCTACAAGCAGGCCGTCAAGGACAACGCGCTCACCGAGTTCCGGTTCGCTGGCTTCGGCGAGGTGCTCCCCTACGAGGACAATCACGTCTCGATCGACCCCAACGTCGTCGATGCGTTCGGCATCCCGGTGCTGCGCATCTCGATGGAGTGGAAGGAGAACGAGAAGAAGATGATCCCCGACATGGGGTACGCCGCCGCCGAGATGCTCGAGGCCGCCGGCGGCAAGAACATCAGACCGTTCTTCTTCCTCGATCGCGTGCCGGGCTACGGCATCCACGAGATGGGCATCGCGCGCATGGGAGCCGACCCGAAGAACTCGGTCCTCAACCAGTTCCAGCAGACGCACGACATCCCGAACCTGCTGGTCACCGACGCGTCCGGCTTCACGTCGGGCGGCTGCCAGAACCCGACGCTCACCATCATGGCGCTCACGGTGCGCTCCACCGATCACCTGATGGAAGAGATGAAGAAGGGGAACGTGTAG
- a CDS encoding GMC family oxidoreductase, which translates to MQTAQATTASVAGKTFDVVIVGSGASGGWAAKRLSEAGLQVCLLEAGRALTDADYKEHVPAYALEYRNRADQVMRRTRPKQKDCYACREWNYDWFANDIDEPYTTPGDKPFAWMGRMRVVGGRTNVWGRQSYRLGDIDFKAASLDGHGVDWPLSYADLAPYYDIVEDYVGITGMNEGADAVVPDGRFHPPMGMSCVEHAVRNRLRTQFGRTMTLGRSANITKPLNGRAPCHYCGPCEHGCATHSYFNAAFTTVADAVKTGRTTLVTGAMAAQVLTDPATNRARGILYVDRTTRQAREVYGKVVILAAQALESTRLLLNSAPGGLANRSGVLGKYLMDHISGGGASAEFPDLAGTVMGPDSPRRPNGIYLMRFRNLPGRPDTKAPDFLRGYGYQGGGSTALRSSAPGFGAAYKAALKEPVTSFSLGGFGECLPREENHVAIDRDVVDAWGIPVLRVSMRWSDNEYAMRRDMAVQAAEMLDALGGRNIQLRLNQRQVPGYGIHEVGTARMGADPKTSFLNQFQQAHEIPNLLVTDGSGFPSIACQNPTLTIMALTVRSCDHLLEQLRTRSL; encoded by the coding sequence ATGCAGACAGCACAGGCCACCACCGCCAGCGTCGCCGGCAAGACCTTCGACGTCGTCATCGTCGGCTCCGGGGCGTCGGGCGGGTGGGCCGCCAAGCGTCTCAGCGAGGCGGGCCTGCAGGTGTGCCTGCTCGAGGCCGGACGCGCCCTCACCGATGCCGACTACAAGGAACACGTCCCGGCCTACGCCCTCGAGTACCGCAACCGCGCCGACCAGGTGATGCGCCGCACGCGGCCGAAGCAGAAGGACTGCTACGCCTGCCGCGAGTGGAACTACGACTGGTTCGCCAACGACATCGACGAGCCGTACACCACGCCGGGCGACAAGCCGTTCGCCTGGATGGGGCGCATGCGCGTGGTCGGTGGCCGCACCAACGTGTGGGGTCGACAGAGCTATCGGCTCGGCGACATCGACTTCAAGGCCGCCAGCCTCGACGGCCATGGCGTCGACTGGCCCTTGTCTTATGCGGACCTCGCTCCTTACTACGACATCGTCGAGGACTACGTCGGCATCACGGGGATGAACGAGGGCGCCGACGCGGTCGTGCCCGACGGACGATTCCACCCGCCGATGGGCATGTCGTGCGTCGAGCATGCCGTCCGTAACCGGCTGCGCACGCAGTTCGGCCGCACGATGACGCTGGGGCGCTCGGCGAACATCACGAAGCCGCTGAACGGACGCGCGCCGTGCCACTACTGCGGGCCGTGCGAGCACGGCTGCGCCACGCACTCCTACTTCAACGCCGCGTTCACCACCGTCGCCGACGCGGTGAAGACGGGGCGCACGACGCTGGTGACCGGCGCGATGGCGGCGCAGGTCCTCACCGACCCCGCGACCAACCGCGCCCGCGGCATCCTGTACGTCGATCGCACGACGCGCCAGGCGCGCGAGGTGTACGGCAAGGTCGTGATCCTCGCGGCGCAGGCGCTCGAGTCGACGCGCCTGCTGCTCAACAGCGCCCCCGGCGGGCTGGCCAACCGCAGCGGCGTGCTCGGCAAGTACCTCATGGACCACATCTCGGGTGGCGGTGCGAGTGCGGAGTTCCCCGATCTCGCGGGCACCGTGATGGGACCCGACAGTCCCAGGCGCCCGAACGGCATCTACCTGATGCGGTTCCGCAATCTCCCCGGCAGGCCCGACACCAAAGCTCCCGATTTCCTGCGCGGCTACGGGTATCAGGGCGGCGGCAGCACGGCCCTGCGCAGCAGCGCGCCCGGGTTCGGCGCAGCGTACAAGGCGGCGCTGAAGGAGCCGGTGACGTCGTTCAGTCTCGGTGGCTTCGGCGAATGCCTGCCGCGCGAGGAGAACCACGTCGCCATCGACCGCGACGTCGTCGATGCGTGGGGCATCCCGGTGCTGCGCGTGTCGATGCGTTGGAGCGACAACGAGTACGCGATGCGCCGCGACATGGCCGTGCAGGCGGCCGAGATGCTCGACGCGCTCGGTGGCAGGAACATCCAGCTGCGATTGAACCAGCGCCAGGTGCCCGGCTACGGCATCCACGAAGTCGGCACGGCCCGCATGGGGGCCGATCCGAAGACGTCGTTCCTGAACCAGTTCCAGCAGGCGCACGAGATTCCGAACCTGCTCGTGACCGATGGGTCGGGCTTCCCCTCCATCGCCTGCCAGAACCCGACGCTCACGATCATGGCGCTCACGGTCCGCAGTTGCGACCACCTGCTCGAACAGCTGCGAACAAGGAGCTTGTAG
- a CDS encoding alpha-L-rhamnosidase C-terminal domain-containing protein, with protein MSRPIATVVALVLVLSGGPGNTDPASAAPPAAPSEWTARWAAPADASPFAYGVYHFRRAFDLPTVPARFVVHVSADNRYQLFVNGTRVVSGPARGHLSAWPYETIDLAPQLRAGRNVLAAVVWNLGEHAPLAQHTWQTGLMVQGDGPAERVVDTPSHWVATRNAAYTPVTVDFATVRGYWAAGAAERVDGTQYPWGWEQPDFDAAGWSPAVAGPPARPREARDAASRHMLVPRGIPLMEERVERIARHRETATAGIPEGFPAVPVDIRVGARERRRILLDRTLLTTAYPELEVSGGRGARIGVRYAEALYAGPKGNAKGHRDEVAGKTLAGYGDEFLPDGGARRVFRPLWWRTYRYVELTIETAAEPMVVHDVRSVATSYPFEQTARFAADRADLDRMLEVGWRTARVCAHETYMDCPYYEQLQYAGDTRIQALVSYFMSGDGRLARQAIEALDASRTFEGLTFSRAPSRLPQYIPPFSLWWIGMVHDYWRYQDDEAFVRAQLPGMRAVLEYFAARQGPDGHLRDVGWWNFVDWVDAWPNGVPPVGKAGESAPLDLQLLLAYQYAADLESALGARAQAEAYLASAGQLREAVRRRYWQPERRVFADVGDGSRISQHTQALALLAGVVDTAEQAALAGRMLSDADMAPASIYFRYYVHQAVVRGGLGDRYLDLLGEWRRMLDLGLTTWAERAEPTRSDAHAWGASPNIEFLRTVLGVDSAAPGFRRVVIEPHLGALTRVSGRVPHPKGFVDVRLERRGSGVEAEVTLPAGVDGEFVWGSERTPLRAGTQVIVK; from the coding sequence GTGTCCCGTCCAATCGCCACGGTCGTCGCGTTGGTGCTGGTGCTGTCGGGAGGCCCCGGGAACACCGACCCGGCGAGCGCCGCACCCCCGGCGGCCCCGTCCGAGTGGACCGCGCGCTGGGCGGCGCCAGCGGACGCTTCCCCGTTTGCCTACGGCGTGTACCACTTCCGTCGCGCGTTCGACCTCCCGACGGTGCCGGCGCGGTTCGTGGTGCACGTCAGCGCCGACAATCGCTACCAGTTGTTCGTGAACGGCACGCGCGTGGTCTCGGGACCCGCCCGCGGGCACCTGTCGGCCTGGCCCTACGAGACCATCGACCTCGCCCCGCAGCTGCGGGCCGGGCGCAACGTGCTGGCGGCCGTGGTCTGGAACCTCGGCGAGCACGCGCCGCTGGCGCAGCACACCTGGCAGACGGGGCTGATGGTGCAGGGGGACGGCCCCGCCGAGCGTGTCGTCGACACGCCGTCCCATTGGGTGGCGACGCGCAATGCGGCGTACACGCCGGTGACCGTGGACTTCGCCACGGTGCGCGGCTACTGGGCGGCCGGGGCCGCCGAGCGTGTCGACGGCACGCAGTATCCGTGGGGATGGGAGCAGCCCGACTTCGACGCGGCGGGATGGTCGCCGGCCGTCGCCGGGCCGCCGGCCCGTCCGCGGGAGGCGCGCGACGCCGCCAGTCGTCACATGCTCGTCCCGCGGGGGATCCCGCTGATGGAGGAGCGGGTGGAGCGCATCGCCCGGCATCGCGAGACGGCCACCGCCGGCATCCCGGAGGGGTTCCCGGCCGTGCCGGTGGACATTCGCGTCGGTGCCCGCGAGCGCCGGCGCATCCTGCTGGACCGTACGCTGCTGACCACGGCCTACCCGGAGCTGGAAGTGTCGGGCGGCAGGGGGGCGCGCATCGGCGTGCGCTACGCCGAGGCGCTCTACGCGGGACCGAAGGGCAACGCCAAGGGGCATCGCGACGAGGTCGCCGGCAAGACGTTGGCCGGCTACGGCGATGAGTTCCTTCCCGACGGCGGTGCCCGTCGCGTGTTCCGGCCGCTGTGGTGGCGCACGTATCGGTACGTCGAGCTGACGATCGAGACCGCCGCGGAGCCGATGGTGGTGCACGACGTCCGGTCGGTGGCCACCAGCTATCCGTTCGAGCAGACCGCCCGCTTCGCCGCCGATCGCGCCGACCTCGACCGGATGCTCGAGGTCGGCTGGCGCACGGCCCGCGTGTGCGCCCACGAGACGTACATGGACTGCCCGTACTACGAGCAGTTGCAGTACGCCGGCGACACGCGGATCCAGGCCCTCGTCTCGTACTTCATGAGCGGCGACGGCCGGCTCGCACGCCAGGCCATCGAGGCGCTCGACGCCTCGCGCACGTTCGAGGGCCTCACGTTCAGCCGCGCGCCCTCGCGCCTGCCGCAGTACATCCCGCCGTTCTCGTTGTGGTGGATCGGCATGGTCCACGACTACTGGCGCTACCAGGACGACGAGGCGTTCGTCCGCGCGCAGCTGCCGGGCATGCGGGCCGTGCTCGAGTACTTTGCGGCGAGGCAAGGGCCCGACGGCCACCTGCGAGACGTCGGCTGGTGGAACTTCGTCGACTGGGTCGACGCGTGGCCCAACGGCGTGCCGCCAGTGGGCAAGGCCGGCGAGTCGGCGCCGCTCGACCTGCAGCTGCTGCTCGCATACCAGTACGCGGCCGATCTCGAGTCGGCGCTCGGCGCGCGGGCGCAGGCCGAGGCGTACCTCGCCTCGGCGGGGCAGTTGCGCGAGGCCGTCCGTCGTCGCTACTGGCAGCCGGAGCGACGCGTGTTCGCCGATGTCGGCGACGGCAGTCGCATCTCGCAACACACGCAAGCACTGGCCCTGCTCGCCGGCGTCGTCGACACGGCGGAGCAGGCTGCGCTGGCCGGGCGGATGCTGAGCGACGCAGACATGGCGCCCGCATCGATCTACTTCAGGTACTACGTGCACCAGGCCGTGGTCCGTGGCGGCCTCGGTGACCGGTACCTGGACCTGTTGGGGGAGTGGCGCCGCATGCTCGACCTCGGCCTCACGACGTGGGCCGAGAGGGCGGAACCGACGCGGTCGGACGCGCACGCGTGGGGCGCCAGTCCGAACATCGAGTTCCTGCGCACGGTGCTCGGCGTCGACAGCGCCGCGCCCGGCTTCCGCCGCGTGGTGATCGAGCCACACCTCGGCGCGCTCACCAGGGTGTCCGGGCGGGTGCCGCACCCGAAGGGCTTCGTGGACGTGCGACTCGAGCGCCGCGGCTCGGGCGTCGAGGCCGAGGTGACGCTGCCCGCCGGTGTCGATGGCGAGTTCGTGTGGGGCAGCGAGCGCACGCCGCTCCGGGCTGGCACGCAGGTGATTGTCAAATGA
- a CDS encoding carboxypeptidase-like regulatory domain-containing protein, whose translation MSLDLRSRAQRTLWTLAHACLILGLGVLPAAAQNITGRIDGHVSDSSGGVLPGATVTVLNEGTGFTRTVVTDENGLFTVTSLPVGAYSVTAELQGFRRQQKTGIQLGADARITTDFALGVGELTESVEVTAVAGEVVNRTSGEVSRTIDQTQIKDLAFNGRNYLELASLIPGAVATDFDPLALATSLSVTGQSINGNRGNTNNLTVDGTSNLDSGSNGSQINNVSLSFIDQVKIQTSNFSAEQGRNSGAVVNVVTRSGTNRFRGTARYDIRDEKFDEPNYFAPRDASGNRTKPPLEFRNFEGALGGPILKNKLFFFGGQQYRTINRFTNPNRVTVPTTAELNGDLSFRLRGADGIVGTADDGILRDPQTGQQFPGNVIPQSRITPDGRAFANIYRAMQGKAASFTDTPTANNATFQEYNPFEQRQDIIRIDWQATQKQRIYGRYIHDEYNLVEPFGTFSGASMPTVPTDRSRPGTSYQIGHTYVLSTNFINEAKVGASWNGQRIKPVGDFWLRDTFGFQYPELFNEPGYVAGGIPNVSLAGFAGVTGPNFALLSPTTDITFQDTITWIKGNHSVRTGVAISRNRKDQNGRGNYFGSVNFNSGGNPNSTGNSVGDMLLGNFRTYDEASADPVGFFRFTTYQGFVSDTWRVRNNLSLEVGLRYEYSTPTYTSGNNLVNFDPSRYDPNQAVIVRTNGLLVPGVGNRFNGLVMAGDGIPADQVGRVDLISGGDYDKIPFGAPRGLYEAQHLFMPRFSFAYSLNPETAIRGGVGLFYDKPEGNVVFSQLNLPPVLANTVYENFNIANPSSGAAGAVGAVGTINAIDPNMKLPYQTNYSIGVQRQFGRGYFAEATYVGNTGRSLIRQPDINRASFDALRANAALPAAERVSENFLRPYKGYSSIRMRVSDASSQYHSMQLYGAKRSGDFQFTISYTLGRVLTNASGNGDNDTVDGANDLDFFYGPATFDRRHAFINTLTYRIPWLRDRGGVLEAVLGGWEASSKYRWQSGQYLTPVGNSSIGSRRAEYVGGEVDIDGDESRWFNTSAFANPPEDRRGSATVGQIEGPAFSQMDISLRKNFRFGGRYNLTPIFDCFNLFNTVNLQNPNVNANDVAFGTITGAQPPRQFQFGVRFDF comes from the coding sequence ATGTCGCTCGACTTGCGATCGCGGGCCCAACGAACGTTGTGGACGCTCGCGCACGCCTGCCTCATTCTCGGCCTCGGCGTCCTTCCCGCCGCCGCCCAGAACATCACCGGCCGCATCGACGGCCATGTCAGTGACAGCTCCGGCGGCGTCCTCCCCGGCGCCACCGTGACCGTCCTCAACGAAGGCACCGGCTTCACCCGCACGGTCGTCACCGACGAGAACGGCCTGTTCACCGTCACGAGCCTCCCGGTCGGCGCCTACAGCGTCACGGCCGAGCTGCAGGGGTTCCGACGCCAGCAGAAGACGGGCATCCAGTTGGGCGCCGACGCCCGCATCACCACCGACTTCGCGCTCGGCGTGGGTGAACTGACCGAGTCGGTCGAAGTCACCGCGGTCGCCGGCGAAGTGGTCAACCGCACCTCGGGCGAAGTCTCGCGCACCATCGACCAGACGCAGATCAAGGATCTGGCCTTCAACGGCCGCAACTACCTCGAGCTGGCGTCGCTCATCCCCGGCGCCGTCGCCACCGACTTCGACCCCCTGGCGCTCGCCACGAGCTTGAGCGTCACCGGGCAGTCGATCAATGGCAACCGCGGCAACACCAACAACCTGACCGTCGACGGCACGTCGAACCTCGACTCCGGCTCCAACGGCTCGCAGATCAACAACGTGAGCCTGAGCTTCATCGACCAGGTCAAGATCCAGACCTCGAACTTCTCCGCCGAGCAGGGCCGCAACTCCGGCGCCGTCGTCAACGTCGTGACGCGCAGCGGCACCAACCGCTTCCGCGGCACCGCCCGCTACGACATCCGCGACGAGAAGTTCGACGAGCCGAACTACTTCGCCCCGCGCGACGCCAGCGGCAACCGCACCAAGCCGCCCCTCGAGTTCCGCAACTTCGAGGGCGCCCTCGGCGGCCCGATCCTGAAGAACAAGCTGTTCTTCTTCGGCGGCCAGCAGTACCGCACCATCAACCGGTTCACCAACCCGAACCGCGTCACCGTGCCGACGACGGCCGAACTCAATGGCGACCTCTCGTTCCGCCTGCGCGGCGCCGACGGCATCGTCGGCACGGCCGACGACGGCATCCTCCGCGACCCGCAGACCGGGCAGCAGTTCCCGGGCAACGTGATCCCGCAGAGCCGGATCACCCCCGATGGCCGCGCGTTTGCCAACATCTACCGCGCCATGCAGGGCAAGGCGGCCTCGTTCACCGACACACCGACGGCCAACAACGCGACGTTCCAGGAGTACAACCCGTTCGAGCAGCGGCAGGACATCATCCGCATCGACTGGCAGGCGACGCAGAAGCAGCGTATCTACGGCCGCTACATCCACGACGAGTACAACCTGGTCGAGCCGTTCGGCACCTTCTCGGGGGCCTCGATGCCCACCGTGCCGACCGACCGCTCGCGTCCGGGCACCAGCTACCAGATCGGCCACACGTACGTGCTGAGCACCAACTTCATCAACGAGGCCAAGGTCGGCGCCTCGTGGAACGGTCAGCGCATCAAGCCGGTCGGTGACTTCTGGCTGCGCGACACGTTCGGGTTCCAGTATCCCGAGTTGTTCAACGAGCCCGGCTACGTGGCAGGCGGCATCCCCAACGTGTCGCTGGCCGGCTTTGCCGGGGTGACGGGCCCGAACTTCGCGCTCCTCTCGCCCACCACCGACATCACCTTCCAGGACACGATCACCTGGATCAAGGGCAACCACTCGGTGCGCACGGGCGTGGCCATCTCGCGCAACCGCAAGGACCAGAACGGCCGCGGCAACTACTTCGGGTCGGTGAACTTCAACAGCGGCGGCAACCCCAACAGCACGGGCAACTCGGTCGGCGACATGCTGCTCGGCAACTTCCGCACGTACGACGAGGCCTCGGCCGACCCGGTCGGCTTCTTCCGCTTCACCACGTATCAGGGCTTCGTGTCCGACACGTGGCGCGTGCGCAACAACCTGAGCCTCGAGGTCGGCCTCCGGTACGAGTACTCGACGCCCACCTACACGTCGGGCAACAACCTCGTGAACTTCGACCCGTCGCGGTACGACCCGAACCAGGCCGTCATCGTGCGCACCAACGGCCTGCTCGTCCCCGGCGTCGGCAACCGCTTCAACGGCCTGGTCATGGCCGGAGACGGCATCCCCGCGGATCAGGTCGGCCGCGTCGACCTGATCAGTGGTGGTGACTACGACAAGATTCCGTTCGGCGCGCCGCGCGGGTTGTACGAAGCGCAGCACCTGTTCATGCCCCGTTTCAGCTTCGCGTACTCGCTCAACCCGGAGACGGCCATCCGCGGCGGCGTCGGCCTGTTCTACGACAAGCCCGAAGGCAACGTCGTGTTCTCGCAGCTGAACCTGCCGCCGGTGCTCGCCAACACGGTGTACGAGAACTTCAACATCGCCAACCCGTCGAGCGGCGCGGCCGGCGCGGTGGGCGCGGTGGGCACGATCAACGCGATCGACCCCAACATGAAGCTGCCGTACCAGACCAACTACAGCATCGGCGTGCAGCGCCAGTTCGGGCGAGGCTACTTCGCCGAGGCCACGTACGTCGGCAACACGGGCCGCAGCCTGATCCGCCAGCCCGACATCAACCGCGCCAGCTTCGACGCCCTGCGCGCCAACGCCGCGCTGCCCGCCGCCGAGCGCGTCTCGGAGAATTTCCTGCGGCCCTACAAGGGCTACTCGTCGATCCGGATGCGCGTCAGCGACGCGAGCTCGCAGTACCACTCGATGCAGTTGTACGGCGCCAAGCGCAGCGGCGACTTCCAGTTCACCATCTCGTACACGCTCGGTCGCGTGCTCACCAACGCCAGCGGCAACGGCGACAACGACACGGTCGACGGCGCCAACGACCTGGACTTCTTCTACGGCCCGGCGACGTTCGACCGTCGTCACGCGTTCATCAACACGCTGACCTACCGCATTCCGTGGCTGCGTGATCGCGGCGGCGTCCTCGAGGCGGTCCTCGGCGGCTGGGAGGCCAGCAGCAAGTACCGGTGGCAGTCGGGCCAGTACCTGACGCCGGTCGGCAACTCGTCGATCGGCAGCCGCCGCGCCGAGTACGTCGGCGGCGAGGTGGACATCGACGGCGACGAGAGCCGCTGGTTCAACACGTCGGCCTTCGCCAACCCGCCCGAGGATCGGCGCGGCTCGGCGACCGTGGGCCAGATCGAGGGCCCGGCGTTCTCGCAGATGGACATCTCGCTGCGCAAGAACTTCCGGTTCGGCGGCCGCTACAACCTGACGCCGATCTTCGACTGCTTCAACCTGTTCAACACGGTGAACCTGCAGAACCCCAACGTGAACGCCAACGACGTCGCGTTCGGCACCATCACCGGCGCGCAGCCGCCGCGCCAGTTCCAGTTCGGCGTCCGGTTCGACTTCTGA
- a CDS encoding glycosyltransferase family 39 protein, with translation MGQPTASPDASSSRPGRSPLIAPALQAVAAIGMLVAVLTWATGGFQTSLAGLRLSSSHVLRPFVLASLAWLAGRALSGRAALPWPGAARPWLVVALAAQVAFVGVHLAPYAAAADMYGYVQQAFDWRAGSLVHPEWVTGLGDLYAGAAVPLGYVFRSAPVPAAVALYPPGTSLHMALASLAHPWAMYLVSPLAALAMVWGTWALGRQLGDERTGPVAALLVATCPIVLAQAIVPMSDTLAAAYWTGSFVCAGRGPAGRRWVAALLAGALAGAAILVRPNLAPLAAAIALRAVQVQGWRVASLAVTAMLPAVGWLAWHQATLYGAPLATGYGAPGQLFSVAHVPTNLARYTMWLWQALSPVTVLGGVAWLVGLVRTSRVPAAVVLLAGTTVGLYLVYLPWPHWTFARFLLPALPVLVVGAVITWSALTAARPLVFAGLVLIALGWQLHFTERSELRHTRTAMSRFAELPDRLKAAGLDGAFAATRLHSGSLRFYGGPRTVRWDLISRDELAAAARAARAQGRRALLIDDSDDRDAFEAAFGPLTCWVDPAAPLLTLERHAQVRVFALQPSC, from the coding sequence ATGGGCCAGCCCACCGCATCGCCTGATGCCTCATCGTCGCGCCCTGGCCGCTCGCCCCTGATCGCGCCCGCCCTTCAGGCGGTTGCCGCCATCGGCATGCTCGTCGCCGTCCTCACCTGGGCCACCGGCGGCTTCCAGACCTCGCTGGCCGGGCTCCGCCTCTCGTCATCGCACGTCCTGCGCCCGTTCGTCCTCGCGAGCCTCGCGTGGCTGGCCGGCCGCGCCCTCTCCGGCAGGGCGGCCCTCCCGTGGCCGGGCGCCGCCCGTCCCTGGCTGGTCGTCGCCCTCGCGGCGCAGGTCGCGTTCGTCGGCGTGCACCTGGCTCCGTACGCTGCGGCAGCCGACATGTACGGCTACGTGCAGCAGGCGTTCGACTGGCGCGCCGGCTCGCTGGTGCATCCCGAGTGGGTGACCGGACTCGGCGATCTGTATGCCGGCGCTGCCGTGCCCCTGGGCTATGTCTTCCGCTCGGCGCCGGTCCCCGCAGCCGTCGCGTTGTATCCGCCGGGCACGTCCCTGCACATGGCGCTGGCGAGCCTGGCGCATCCCTGGGCGATGTACCTCGTCTCGCCGCTGGCGGCCCTCGCGATGGTCTGGGGCACCTGGGCGCTCGGCCGACAACTCGGCGACGAGCGCACGGGGCCGGTGGCCGCACTGCTGGTCGCCACCTGCCCCATCGTCCTGGCCCAGGCGATCGTGCCGATGAGCGACACCCTGGCCGCGGCGTACTGGACGGGCAGTTTCGTGTGCGCCGGTCGCGGGCCTGCCGGGCGTCGATGGGTCGCCGCGCTGCTGGCAGGGGCCCTGGCAGGCGCGGCCATCCTGGTGCGACCCAACCTCGCTCCTCTGGCCGCAGCCATCGCCTTGCGGGCCGTGCAGGTGCAGGGCTGGCGCGTCGCGAGCCTCGCCGTCACCGCGATGCTGCCCGCCGTCGGGTGGCTCGCCTGGCACCAGGCGACCCTCTATGGGGCGCCACTGGCCACAGGCTACGGCGCGCCCGGCCAACTGTTCTCGGTCGCACACGTGCCGACCAACCTTGCGCGCTACACCATGTGGCTGTGGCAGGCGCTGTCGCCGGTGACCGTCCTGGGCGGCGTCGCCTGGCTCGTCGGTCTGGTCCGCACCTCCCGCGTGCCCGCGGCGGTGGTGCTGCTTGCCGGCACCACGGTCGGGCTGTACCTCGTGTACCTGCCGTGGCCTCACTGGACGTTTGCCCGCTTCCTGCTTCCTGCCCTGCCCGTGCTGGTGGTGGGCGCGGTGATCACGTGGTCGGCGCTGACGGCGGCGCGGCCGTTGGTCTTCGCAGGGCTCGTGCTCATCGCCCTGGGCTGGCAACTGCACTTCACGGAGCGATCGGAGCTGCGGCACACGCGCACGGCGATGTCGCGGTTCGCCGAGTTGCCGGACCGGTTGAAGGCGGCCGGCCTCGACGGCGCGTTCGCCGCCACCCGACTCCACAGCGGCAGCCTCAGGTTCTACGGCGGACCACGCACGGTGCGCTGGGATCTCATCTCGCGCGACGAGCTCGCTGCCGCGGCGCGCGCCGCGCGTGCGCAGGGGCGCAGGGCACTGCTCATCGACGACTCGGATGACCGCGACGCCTTCGAGGCGGCGTTCGGCCCGCTCACGTGCTGGGTGGATCCGGCAGCGCCACTGCTGACGCTCGAACGGCACGCGCAGGTACGTGTGTTCGCCCTGCAGCCGTCCTGCTGA